TGAAAGTGAAACCTCGGATGCTCCTTGGCGCGCTTCTGAATGTGTGAAGTGAAGGACAGCGGGAAACATCAATCCCATGACAGCCATCAACAGTAAACCTGAGTTGACAACTGCAGTTGCCTGCAGTGATAGAATATTAATCCCACCATCAGAGAAGATCTATGGAAGGACACAAAAAGTAACACAAACATCACCTTACTGAAGACTTGGTCTTTATTACGATGAATTATACCACCAGCAAAGAAAGCACATCCCAAAACCAACAGCATATTTGATAATATGGAACCCAATAGTGACTGCTGCACTACTCGGATCATTCCATTTTTCAAAGCGTATACTGCGATGATCATTTCAGTTGCATTTCCAAATGTGGCATTTAGAAGGCCACCAACTGCAGTTCAGGAAAGATGTAATTGGTTGTTGTTTGAAGACTCTGATTTCAAATTGACTATTAGCCATAAATAGAGACAGACATACCTGTTGGACCAGTGTATAGTGCAAGCTGCCTGTACAACAAACATCGACATTAATAAAAATCTATAAGAACAGGAAAAGTAAGTATACAGTTTAGCAACTTACTCAGTTGCGTATCCCAAACGTTCTGCTAAAGGTGTTATTCCTAGCATGCTGAAAAGGAAAACCAATCCCTGCAATTTTGATGGCGTAGGAAGCATGCTAGAATTAATTTATCAATAATGGGATCACCAATAACACATGTTGAATTCAAGTGACGAAGGTCTCCTAGACTCCTAGTGATAAAATGTGTACCAGTAGCATGCACAACCAGAACAACTAAACTAACCATGTTGTTCAACAGCAAAACTAGTGTGCAAAGACTGATTACTCTTAATTCTTTTATAACGTCGTTTGAAGTTGGTATTCATTGCCACTGAACAAACCATCCATAGACGAACCAGACAGAAAGTTTGGTTTTCCATGATCAACACTTACATGCCTCCTAGAAGTGAAGTGGAGAATGATGGACGCAGGTCCAAATGGCATCAGCAAATTGAGCTTGGAGGTGAAAATGACGATCCTGATGCTCCTGAGCGTCCTCTCGACTGTCCTCCGCGAGTCCCAGGACCCAGCCATGGTCGGACGTAGCCCGCCGTTGGGCACTTGCGGGCTGTTGACTTTGAAACCACCCATCTCTATTTGAGGAATCTCCATCTTCTAGTCTACGTCCACAGGGGGGAAAAATAGCAGTACCAGTGAGCCGAGCGAATAAACATCGCAATAAGCAAATTTGCTCCAACGAGACGGACTAAATTTTCAGTCATGTGAGATGAGGCCCAAATTCCTGCTTGAGTATGCTGCTTCTCAAATCTACCACTTGCTGATTAAGTCTGGCTGCTGCTTAAAGCTACTAGCTAATTAAGGAATGCGGCTAAATCCGCCTCCAGATCCACACCAAGCCTACCCAACCCAGTACATGTTTATCAACCGCGCATCTACCGAATCCAAAAATTCAGCAACCGCCCCAAATCCGAGCGCACCGACTAACCTGGACACTGCGgcggagacgccgccgccgcgatcggCGGGGGATCCGGAATCAGGAGTCGGACGGGggctccggccgccgcggtTCCCTAGGAATCATCATTCGGTCCCCGCGCGAGGGCCGGCAGGATGGTGTGGGTGCGCGGTCGGGTAACAGCGCGTGCCGAGTCGTCGTCTCCTCgcaccggccgcggccggcgataCAGCCCGCGCGGGGTTCCAGGTGGAGGGCAGATGGTTCGGGATCGCTGGCACCCCCCTCCCTGCCGGCGCCGAGTCGCCTGCTGTTGCTGACTGCTCGCTGCTGGCTCACACCGCCCGCGCGCACCAAATATCCCTGCTAGTTTTCTGCCTGCTTGCCTGCTTCCTTGCTAACCGGGCAGGCGACGTGGGCTTGGTGGAGGAGTTGGGGGAGGGTAGCGAGCACGTCGACTTTGCGTGCTAGGGACTTCGTATTATTTTCTCGGAAGCCTCGGAGACGACTTCTTCAGACTTATAATTTTCGATGGACGCAGTAGTGCCAGAACCCATGTGTTCTGCAAATCCCATGCCTTAGACTTTAGACCACTCGGTTGGCATTAGCGTTCGTAGAGGTAAAAATACGGTGGAAGTGCGTTGCCAGGGAATATTTGACTAACGAAATAGACTTGGGTTAGATTCTAGGACTAGTCTTTGTGATAGTCAAGTATGTTTGTGAATGAGCGTGTAGATGACGTGGCAAGTACCGGAAATGGTGTAACCAAAGTGTGCTTTTCTGAAACTTTCCGAGTGGATGGTCCATTGTGTTTCTAGGGCATAGCCCGGTTGGCTGCATTTTAATCCAAAGAGAGCACCATTATACCATCATGACCAAATCCATAACCTCCTCCTATAAAGTGTGGCCTGGTTGTATGTCGTCATGTCATTTACTATATAGTAAGGCGCCTTTGGTTAGGTCATCAAATGCGGCCTAATTACAATAGTACCAACAACACTGGTCGCTGATTATTTTTGTTCTCTAAGAGCTTCCTTAATTCTTTTGTAGTGCCTTTGGAGTTAAGCCAACCGCTGTGagcattttccaaaaaaaaaaactcttgaCCGAGCATAGGTAAAAGTTTTAGAGCAAAGCCGTGCAAGGTCAGTACTAGACAAACGAGCTTTTTTCAATCATTGATGTACCAAAACTTAAGAATACTTGTAGATACCAAACAAGCAATTTCCCCTGATTAAATTCACAGGGCTAAACTGCAAAAAACCTTGTTTTGTATTGTTGGGTTCCTCCTAAAAGGAGAATCCCCTCCAAAAATATGCGTATGCTGCTATTTGCGGCGCGCACACGGTATTCTTTAGTAAAAGGCGAAAGAATAGTTCGCTCTGTGCTCACCGCGCAGCTGCGTGCTTCAACAAGGTAGCCCTGGCCCTCCTTATATGCCTTCCCCCCGGCTCGCACCGCTCATGGCtaagcaatgtggtactaatcCCTCGCAGGCTCGCAGCATCTCAGTCTCACTCACGCCCTGCCGCGATCCGCGCTGCTGCGCTAACAAACTTGGGCTAGGCCCGCGAGAGGTCCAACCAGGCCATCGTCAACCACTAATGGGCCGAGCCCGCCGAAGATTGCACATGCATTTTTCCTGGTATAGCCCCACCTGCAGTCTAACAGCAATCACCACCTAGAAAAATTCCCCATCACGAGCACCACCGCTCACAGTGAAGTCAGCCATggccctcgccctcgccacGACCCCACTCGCGCACCTCGCCCTCGCCCCGCCTCCGATCTCCGCCTCCCAGtcctcgctgctgctgctcccgcgccgcccgtcgcccgcccCCGTCTCCATCTCCCTACGTTCCCGCCTCGTCGCGGCCGTC
This sequence is a window from Setaria italica strain Yugu1 chromosome III, Setaria_italica_v2.0, whole genome shotgun sequence. Protein-coding genes within it:
- the LOC101768889 gene encoding vacuolar cation/proton exchanger 3 isoform X1, producing the protein MEIPQIEMGGFKVNSPQVPNGGLRPTMAGSWDSRRTVERTLRSIRIVIFTSKLNLLMPFGPASIILHFTSRRHGLVFLFSMLGITPLAERLGYATEQLALYTGPTVGGLLNATFGNATEMIIAVYALKNGMIRVVQQSLLGSILSNMLLVLGCAFFAGGIIHRNKDQVFSKATAVVNSGLLLMAVMGLMFPAVLHFTHSEARQGASEVSLSRFSSCIMLVAYASYLYFQLSGRSNIYSPIGSEEVPTEDAAEEDEEAEIGMWEAVTWLAVLTLWVSVLSEYLVNAIEGASDSLNLPVAFISVILLPIVGNAAEHASAIMFAMKDKLDITLGVAIGSSTQISMFVIPFCVVIGWMMGQKMDLNFQLFETASLFITVLVVAFMLQDGTANYLKGLMLILCYLIVAASFFVHVDPQSSDG
- the LOC101768889 gene encoding vacuolar cation/proton exchanger 3 isoform X2, with translation MEIPQIEMGGFKVNSPQVPNGGLRPTMAGSWDSRRTVERTLRSIRIVIFTSKLNLLMPFGPASIILHFTSRRHGLVFLFSMLGITPLAERLGYATEQLALYTGPTVGGLLNATFGNATEMIIAVYALKNGMIRVVQQSLLGSILSNMLLVLGCAFFAGGIIHRNKDQVFSKATAVVNSGLLLMAVMGLMFPAVLHFTHSEARQGASEVSLSRFSSCIMLVAYASYLYFQLSGRSNIYSPIGSEEVPTEDAAEEDEEAEIGMWEAVTWLAVLTLWVSVLSEYLVNAIEGASDSLNLPVAFISVILLPIVGNAAEHASAIMFAMKDKLDITLGVAIGSSTQISMFVIPFCVVIGWMMGQKMDLNFQLFETASLFITVLVVAFMLQDGTANYLKGLMLILCYLIVAASFFVHVDPQSSE